Genomic DNA from Patescibacteria group bacterium:
AACACGGCGAGTGCGAATGCGCTCCGACGAATTCAGCAGGAGGTTCTGCCAGCGAAGTATCCAGGGAAGCGGGTGCTAGGGATTCTCGTTCCGACTGTCGAGCAGGTACATGGCGGAACTATTGGGATTTTTGCGACTCCGGGAACGGTGAAGAGTGAGGCGTATGTTCATGAAATCATGAAGCGCCAGCCAACGGCGGAGGTATTTCAAGTTGCGTGCCCGACGTTAGTTGGGATGATCGAAGCGGGGGAGAGCGCTGAGAAGATTTTGGTCGAAGTTGAGAAATACGTCGCCGAATTGAAGATGGTGATGGGCGAGAAGTTTCCGCCAGAAAATGTTTTACTCGGCTGCACCCATTTTCCGCTCGTGCATCACCTCTTCGTAAAAGCGTTGCCAGCGAGCGCGAACGTCTACGACCAAGCGAGCATGGTGGCGAAGAGCTTGCGTGGCTACCTTTTACGACACTTGGAGTTGGACGCGAAATTAGCGAAGAGCTCGTCGAGAACCTTTATGACAACTGGAGAAGCCGGCGATGTAGAAAAGAAAGCCAGTGCGTTTTACGGCGTGCCCGTTAGCTTTGAGACAGTGAAGATAGGACTTTAAGCGTAGCTTTTTGGCCTTTGCGGAGTTTGACGCGTTCGTCCATGGGCAACGCGACTATTTGTCGACACTCGTCTGAACAAGCGCCGAGCAGAGAGGTCGCGCAATTGGCGCATTGAATAAATAGCGCATGACACATGTCATTAGGGCAGTTGGTGTAAGTATCAGCGGGGGAGGCGCAGTTAAAACATTTGCCAATCACGTCGTCCGTCACTTTCTCAGCGCCGCGACCGTCAAACACATAATTCTTACCGATGAACTTGGACGCGAGTCCTTGTTCTTCAATCTCGTGCTTGTAGTTAATGATGCCGCCGTAGAGCTGGTTTACGTCCGCAAAGCCATGATGTTTCAAAAAGGCGCTCGCTTTTTCACAACGAATACCGCCCGTGCAATAAAGCAAAATCTTTTCGTCTTTTTTATCAGCGAGTGTATTGATCACTTCCTGTAGTTCTTCTCCGAAGGTTTGTGAGTTGGGTGTGACCGCGCCGTCAAAGTGACCAATGTCGCTCTCGTACTTGTTACGCATGTCGACGACTGTGGCGCCGTTGTTCATCTCTTCGTGAAACTGGACGGCATTCAAATGTTTACCGACATTTGTGATGTCGTAAGTATCCGCCGGGAGATTGTCGGCTACAATTTGTCGTTTAACTTTGATTGCGAGTTTCCAGAAGGCGATTGTTGGTTCCTCGATCGCATACTTGAATGGCACGTTTGCGAAGTATGGTGATGCGTCGATCAACGCGCGGAACTTTTCGACATTTGGCTTCGGTAAACTAATTTGAGCGTTGATGCCCTCGCGTGACACGTACACTCGACCAAGAACACCGAGTTCCGTCCACGAAACAAAAAGCTCATCACGCAGTTTCTCTGGTTCCTCGACAATCACGTAGCGGTAAAACGAAAGCGTCTGCCGCGGGGCAGTTTCTTGGGCTAATTTCGCCAGAGCCTGCTCGTGGCTCAAGTGGTTTGCGAGTTTACGCATATTGATGAAGGACTCTACCTTAATATCCCTTATGTTACAATAATCGCCGTTCACGAGATTCATCAACGAACATATGCAATCACTTGAAGAGGTCTACACCCGTTTGAAGACAAAGAAGGCAGAGCGGAAGGATTTGCGGACGTCGTTCCAGGATCAGTTGAGAAATAGTGCCCAGTATACGGAAATTTCAGAAAAGATTGCGGAGCTTAAGCTTCAGAAGAAGGCCATTGAGAACGAGATTTTGTCTAAAGAGATGGATAAGGCTAAGTTGGAGGAGATTAACGTTGATATTAAGAGCGATGCCGAGCTATTGACCGATATTTGTTTGAACAAGTTCATTGCTGGCGAGCCAGTGCAGTATGTTGATGAGATTTCCGTGACTTGGGTGCCAGCGTTCCAGGTGAGGTTCATTAAGTCGTAATCGACCCCAACACAAGCCCGGGGATAACCTGGGCTTGTGTTTTTTGTTTGAGTTCACTAAAATGCCCGGGAACTATGAAAAAACTTGGTGGAGTGATGCTCGTACTCGCATTCCTGCTTTTTGGACTTTTTAGCTATCCACAGCCGTGGAATAAGGCCATGGCTGGTATGAAAGATAAGGTGGGATTCCACCTTCCGTATATTCCGGATTTGCCGTTTACCTTAGGTCTAGATCTGAAGGGCGGGGCGCACCTAGTTTATGAAGCGGACATGTCACTCATTCCGGACGGCGATAAATCGGACGCTCTGGCTGGTGTGCGTGACGTTGTTGAACGCCGGGTAAACTCCTTTGGCGTTGCTGAACCGCTAGTTGAAACGACCATCGCTGATGGCAAGTATCGCGTTATAGTGGATCTTCCAGGCATTACGAACGTAGCTGAAGCCGTCAAGAACATTGGCGAGACCCCGGTGCTTGAGTTTAAGACGCCGGATGAAAACCCTAAGCTTGATCCTACAGCTGAACAGCAAGCGCAGATTGAGGCCGCTCAGAAGACTGAGCGTAAAGCCGCGTTGGCCGTATTGGAGCTCGCGCTGAAGCGTGGCGCTGACTTTGCAGCGTTAGCTAAAGAATATTCGATTGATCCGGCTGCCGGTGGCGCGGGCACTCCGCAGATTACCCTGGAGGGCTCGGGCACGGTCACTACCGGCAACGGCGGTGATTTAGGCTTCCTCATGAGTGATGACTCAGAGTACGGAGGATTTATTTCTGAAATAGAAAAGAAACGTTTGCGCACGGGGGTGGTTGACGGCCTTTATGAAGGGACCAGCCGCATCCATATCATGAAGTACGTGTCACGGAAGAACGTAGTAGAGCCGGCGGCTTCCCACATCTTGATTTGTTACGCCGGTGCGACCAGCTGTCAGAGCGACCGCACAAAAGAAGAAGCGCTTAAGCTGATCACTGACCTCAAGGGTCAGGCCACAAAGTCCAATTTTGCCGAACTTGCTAAAACGAACAGCGATGACCCAGGCAGTAAGGACGGCGGCGGAGAGCTTGGTTTTGTGAAAGAGGGAATGATGGTGAAACCTTTTGAAGAGGCACTCTTCGCGCTTAAAGACGGACAGTTCTCTGACATCGTCACGACAGATTTTGGTTACCACCTTATTTACAGACCAAAGAGTCAGACGGTTAAGGCCTACGAACTGGCTCACATTGAAATGCCGTGGACCACGGCTTCTGACCTGATTAAGGTTGATCCTTGGAAGAACACTGCTTTGTCCGGCAAGGACGTGAAGCGCGCTTCCGTTGCTTTTGATCCAAATACGGGCGCTCCTTATATTGTGCTTGATTTCAACGCTGAAGGCGCAAAACTCTTTGGCGAGTTAACGAGTGCTAATGTTGGCAAGGTGATTGGTATTTTCTTGGACGGCAACCCGGTGACCACGCCAGTGGTGAATGAGGCTATCTACGGCGGGACCGCGCAGATTACCGGCGCCTACACGCTTGAGGAAGCCAAGACCACTGCTCAGCGCTTGAACGCTGGCGCTCTGCCAGTACCGATTAAGGTGGTTAGCCAGCAGACTATTGGCGCTTCGCTCGGCGAGTCATCACTTACTAAGTCTATTGAAGCCGGTTTGGTTGGCATCATTCTGGTCGCGATCT
This window encodes:
- the murI gene encoding glutamate racemase, with amino-acid sequence MIGVFDSGLGGLVIMKELDKQFPEYSFLYLGDNARAPYGSKTPEQVYEYTLQAVEYLFAEGCELVILACNTASANALRRIQQEVLPAKYPGKRVLGILVPTVEQVHGGTIGIFATPGTVKSEAYVHEIMKRQPTAEVFQVACPTLVGMIEAGESAEKILVEVEKYVAELKMVMGEKFPPENVLLGCTHFPLVHHLFVKALPASANVYDQASMVAKSLRGYLLRHLELDAKLAKSSSRTFMTTGEAGDVEKKASAFYGVPVSFETVKIGL
- a CDS encoding rhodanese-related sulfurtransferase, which translates into the protein MRKLANHLSHEQALAKLAQETAPRQTLSFYRYVIVEEPEKLRDELFVSWTELGVLGRVYVSREGINAQISLPKPNVEKFRALIDASPYFANVPFKYAIEEPTIAFWKLAIKVKRQIVADNLPADTYDITNVGKHLNAVQFHEEMNNGATVVDMRNKYESDIGHFDGAVTPNSQTFGEELQEVINTLADKKDEKILLYCTGGIRCEKASAFLKHHGFADVNQLYGGIINYKHEIEEQGLASKFIGKNYVFDGRGAEKVTDDVIGKCFNCASPADTYTNCPNDMCHALFIQCANCATSLLGACSDECRQIVALPMDERVKLRKGQKATLKVLSSLSQS
- the secD gene encoding protein translocase subunit SecD, with translation MKKLGGVMLVLAFLLFGLFSYPQPWNKAMAGMKDKVGFHLPYIPDLPFTLGLDLKGGAHLVYEADMSLIPDGDKSDALAGVRDVVERRVNSFGVAEPLVETTIADGKYRVIVDLPGITNVAEAVKNIGETPVLEFKTPDENPKLDPTAEQQAQIEAAQKTERKAALAVLELALKRGADFAALAKEYSIDPAAGGAGTPQITLEGSGTVTTGNGGDLGFLMSDDSEYGGFISEIEKKRLRTGVVDGLYEGTSRIHIMKYVSRKNVVEPAASHILICYAGATSCQSDRTKEEALKLITDLKGQATKSNFAELAKTNSDDPGSKDGGGELGFVKEGMMVKPFEEALFALKDGQFSDIVTTDFGYHLIYRPKSQTVKAYELAHIEMPWTTASDLIKVDPWKNTALSGKDVKRASVAFDPNTGAPYIVLDFNAEGAKLFGELTSANVGKVIGIFLDGNPVTTPVVNEAIYGGTAQITGAYTLEEAKTTAQRLNAGALPVPIKVVSQQTIGASLGESSLTKSIEAGLVGIILVAIFMLLYYRLPGVMAVLALAFYSVAVLAFFKAFHVTMTLSGIAGFVFSLGIAVDANVLVFERLKEELWSGRDLPSAVTEAFHRAWPSIRDGNLTTLIATLVLYSMSTGFIRGFALTLTIGVLVSMFSSMVVTKFFMVRVAKFKKLRTRLFYRGYKSVKAVK